The following coding sequences lie in one Glycine soja cultivar W05 chromosome 16, ASM419377v2, whole genome shotgun sequence genomic window:
- the LOC114390010 gene encoding uncharacterized protein LOC114390010, which produces MYGISKEKWTQFCQSRRDPSWENVRKKAQAVQKQNTAPHVMSRGGYEYLEKKLMDEKRKKKLEEATQSGSTDTVIDPPSPIKRHVKWKLARTKKTGDMTSEAAKEIADKIDALEEQASQGSFVTHGRHDILTAAIGRPEHSGRVRAVGAGITIKQYFGSASRTSSIAPEYLQQLTQQIKDQLEDSITEKVTRRLMLSLSQMQSQGLALPPEPDVGPSAARVSTKESCVDPSGNDLDTGVSYKCGLYIEEYPSRLVALGRVYEGSTTIHNIHLLHDQVKVGVEEIRDVDAPIPVPTKEVKVVGQALNTFLAWPTHLVKRLSEQGAVRPAKPADRPDDEVDDPLYLMTLTIPQLFLKPLQVMWDATLFGLFNENFPLYIKHEDLSEIAHGGQCLSISVIQLWILHMTETSMRAGNIDVYGFLEPHIV; this is translated from the exons ATGTAcggcattagcaaggagaaatggacCCAATTTTGCCAGAGCCGTAGAGACCCTTCATGGGAG AATGTTCGAAAAAAAGCACAAGCTGTCCAAAAACAAAACACTGCCCCTCACGTgatgtctcgtgggggttatgaatatttagaaaaaaagttgatggatgagaagagaaagaaaaaactagagGAAGCAACTCAATCCGGAAGCACTGACACCGtcattgatcctccatctcccatcaaacgacacgtgaagtggaagctagcccgcaccaagaaaactggtGACATGACATCTGAagcagcaaaggaaattgctgacaagatt GATGCGCTTGAGGAGCAGGCCTCACAGGGTTCCTTTGTTACCCATGGACGTCATGATATactgactgctgccattgggcgaccagaacacTCTGGTCGTGTGCGTGCTGTAGGAGCCGGTATAACcatcaaacaatactttggatcagCTTCAAGGACCTCCTCCATTGCTCCCGAATACCTGCAACAGTTGACGCAACAAATCAAGGACCAACTAGAGGATTCAATCACAGAAAAAGTCACTCGACGGCTAATGTTATCCCTCAGCCaaatgcaatcacagggactcgCACTGCCTCCTGAACCTGATGTTGGTCCTTCAGctgctcgtgtcagcacaaaggagagttgtgttgatccctcagggaacgaTCTAGACACCGGTGTCTCATACAAATGTGGGTTGTATATTGAAGAATATCCTTCTCGCCTGGTTGCCCtgggaagagtttatgagggatctacAACAATTCACAACATTCATTTGCTGCATGATCAAgttaaggttggtgttgaggagatTAGAGATGTAGATGCTcccattcctgtacccactaaAGAGGTTAAGGTCGTGGGACAGGCTCTTAACacattccttgcttggccgacacatctagtcaagcgtttatcagaacag ggagCTGTGAGACCCGCGAAACCTGCAGATAGGCCGGATgatgaggtcgatgatccgctatatctaatgacattgaccattccacagctttttctgaagccattgcaggttatgtgggatgctaccttgTTTGGCCTATTTAATGAAAACTTTCCCTTGTACATAAAACATGAAGATCTGTCTGAAATTGctcatggtggtcaatgtctcagcatatctgttatacagttgtggattct gcatatgactgagacaagtatgcgagctgGGAATatcgatgtgtatggattcctcgagccaca tattgtgtag